From a region of the Lactuca sativa cultivar Salinas chromosome 4, Lsat_Salinas_v11, whole genome shotgun sequence genome:
- the LOC111889857 gene encoding uncharacterized protein LOC111889857, with protein sequence MVKAIRIHEHGGPEVLKWEDVQVPDPKEGEIRLKQKAVGLNFLDVYMRRGEQNLAPPLPYIPGMEGAGVVTSVGPGVTSCKVGDVVAYASPVVGSYAQDRILPADLAVPVPSSVDPVEAAAANFKCLTAHVLIHKGFKVGEPFNS encoded by the exons ATGGTTAAAGCAATTAGAATTCATGAGCACGGCGGCCCTGAG GTCCTGAAATGGGAAGATGTTCAAGTCCCAGATCCAAAAGAAGGAGAAATCAGATTGAAGCAAAAGGCAGTTGGTTTAAATTTCTTGGATGTGTATATGCGTCGAGGTGAGCAGAATCTAGCTCCACCCTTGCCATATATCCCAGGTATGGAAGGAGCCGGAGTTGTAACATCGGTGGGTCCCGGAGTAACCAGCTGCAAAGTTGGAGATGTCGTGGCTTACGCTAGCCCGGTGGTGGGTTCTTATGCCCAAGATAGAATACTTCCCGCAGATCTAGCGGTGCCTGTTCCTTCTTCCGTTGATCCCGTTGAAGCAGCCGCCGCCAATTTTAAGTGTCTCACGGCACATGTCTTGATCCATAAAGGCTTTAAAGTAGGTGAGCCATTCAATTCTTGA
- the LOC111889886 gene encoding uncharacterized protein LOC111889886: MKLLKVMHAKFAYTDGEHMEDESSSSVSQLFNGFQTITTLEKDVFVTDLATPNFSTYVESTSKTETGTTEDEMKKMTRAVKYENETTGNAAILIKDRRTSLWELFQKTKTVEKKNEPVMKKTLKRRTIQPSSKDYTVAPVGTINLANSADEKLHKILRILQRVHPEALAISQKSQNLWKYVMKSNCTNEGCRNKNQMLSDDIIIFPFRDISEKSENHTKSNMSNHLICDGGDTNQKTECWIKSDEEYLILEL; encoded by the exons ATGAAG TTGCTTAAAGTTATGCATGCCAAGTTCGCATATACAGATGGTGAACATATGGAAGACGAATCATCTTCTTCTGTGTCTCAACTATTTAATGGATTCCAGACGATCACAACTCTTGAAAAAGATGTATTCGTCACTGATCTAGCAACACCAAATTTTTCCACATACGTTGAGAGTACATCGAAAACTGAAACCGGGACAACAGAAGATGAAATGAAGAAGATGACGAGGGCTGTAAAGTATGAAAACGAAACAACCGGTAATGCAGCTATACTTATAAAGGACCGTAGAACTTCACTATGGGAGCTGTTTCAGAAAACTAAAACGGTAGAGAAAAAAAACGAACCTGTAATGAAAAAGACACTGAAAAGAAGAACGATTCAGCCTTCTTCTAAGGACTATACAGTGGCTCCTGTAGGAACCATAAATTTAGCTAATTCAGCTGATGAAAAACTCCACAAG ATCCTACGTATACTACAGAGAGTTCACCCCGAAGCCTTAGCCATCTCACAAAAATCTCAAAACCTGTGGAAATATGTGATGAAAAGCAACTGCACAAATGAAGGGTGTAGAAACAAAAATCAAATGCTATCCGACGATATCATTATATTCCCTTTTAGGGATATTTCTGAAAAGAGTGAAAACCACACAAAGAGCAACATGTCCAATCATCTCATATGTGATGGGGGTGATACTAACCAGAAAACAGAATGCTGGATCAAATCAGATGAAGAAT ATCTGATATTGGAATTGTAG